The DNA window TTTTTCATATACAACTTGAATGATTCTTCACTTGGAAATAATGTTCAGTTGTCGAATATAGTTTATGAGCCCCTAAACGAAACTCAAATTGGCGACCTAGACCCATTAAATATCCCAAAAACGGCTTCTGCAATTATAAAAATAAACGAATCAAGAGACCTAAAACAAGCGTTCCTTGTACTTTCACCTATTATCAAGGACGATTTTGGCTACAAACGAATTAAATCCTTTTCATATACCCTAAATAATAGTAGCGCATCGCGCATTTCACAAACTAAAGCAGCGGCAGCAATTTCAAATTCTGTTCTAGCCACCGGAGATTGGCATCAGTTTTATATAGAAAAATCTGGTGTCTATAAAATTTCAAGAGGGTTTTTGCAGCAATTGGGACTCAATATCAACGGTATCGACCCAAGAAAATTAAAAATTTATGGCAACGGAGGCCGCATGCTTCCCCTATCGAATGCTACTTTTTACCCCGAAGACTTAACTGAAAACGCCATTCAAATCATTGGCGAAAGCGATGGTGCTTTTGACAATGAAGATTACATTTTATTCTATGCAGAAGGCGTCGACACTTGGAATGATGAAAGTCAAACCAACCTTAACTTGTACGACACCAAATCTTACTATTATATTACCATACAAGGCAATGACGGGAAAAGAATGGCAACGATGGCGCAGCCATCTGGCAGCAGCACCTTGAATTTAAGCACTTTTGACGACCGTCAATTTTACGAGCTAGACTTAACCAATATTGGAAAACTGGGAAGACAGTGGTTTGGCGAAGTGTTTGATATCAACCAAGACCAAGAATTTTCGTTTAGTTTTCCCAATGTAGACACTGCTACGCCTATAAAAGTAAGCCTCAACACCGCTTCGGTAGCCTATACACCCACAAGTTTTAAGGTTTCGGCCAATGGACTTGAGATCGGAACTATGTCGTTTCCTGCGCTAGTGCAATATTCCGGAATTTTATTTAATGCAGCGTCTTTGCCGGGCAACACAACTTTTCCTGCCTCAGAAAATGTAAAAATAAAATTGTCTTACAATAACAACAGCGTCCCAGGGTCGAAAGGTTACTTGGACAAAATTATACTGACCGCCAAACGAAAACTTCAAGGCTATGGCAAACAATTTCTTTTTCAATATGATTTATCGTATGCTAGCTTAGGAATTGTAAGTTATGCACTGTCGAATGCCATTGGAATTTCGCAAGTTTGGGATGTCACTGACATTTATAATGCAACCAAATTAGAAAACGCCAATCAAGCATCGTTTTCATTTAAGGCTAATTTAGGACAACTACGAAAATATGTTGCCGTAGACCCCGCAGATTATTACACTCCATTGAAAACGAGTAAAACAAAAATAACCAATCAAAACCTGAAAGGAACTCTTTTCAAAAACACCCAGGGACAGTTTCAAGATTTAGATTACCTCATAATAGCACCTGCTTTCCTAGCCGGTCAAGCCGAAAAACTAGCTGATTTTCACCGTTCTTACTCCAATTTGAATGTAAAAGTACTTAGCCTTGAAACCATCTATCAAGAATTTTCTTCAGGCAAGCAAGACATTGCAGCCATTAGAAATTGTATAAGATACGTGTATCAAAATGCCTCAGCTGCAGACAAAAGAATAAAATATGTCAATCTCTTTGGAGATGCGTCCTATGATTATAAAAACAAAACTCCGAACAACACTAATATCGTACCCATATATCACGCATTGAATAGCAATACCACAGGAGAATCCTCCTATGCATCGGATGACTTCTACGCATTGATGGATAATAATGAGGGTGATATCGGCGGTTTTTTTGGAGGAATTGACATTGCGGTGGGCCGAATGATCAATGACAACAGTTCGCAAGCAGACGAAATGGTAAACAAAGTAATCGAGTATCATGACGTGAAATCGTATGGAAATTGGAGAAACAATTATGTGATGGTGAGTGACGATTCCGATAAATCATCAGACGCCAGCTTGCAAAACAGACAAAATACTTTAGCTGATAAAATCACCTTCGAAAAACCATTTTTGAATGTGAACAAAGTGCTTTTGGACTCCTATGTTCAGGAAGCTTCTGCTGGAGGATCGCGTTATCCTAAAGCTAGAAACGATTTCTTCAGCGCCTTCGAAAAAGGATCTTTGGTGGTGAACTATTTAGGTCATGGTGGCGAGGACGGCCTTGCGAGCGAACGCCTATGGGAAAAATCCGATGGGCAAAATTTAAGCAATCAGTACAAATACCCTTTATTTATTACCATTACTTGCGATTTTTCGCGATTTGACAATCCATCGAGACCCACAGCGGGCGAATACACGTATTGGAATCCCAAAGGCGGAGCCATTTCTATGATTACCACCATTCGTGAAATTGGCCAATTTAGCGCAGAAAATTTTAATGATGTCTTGGCACGAAATTTATTTTCATACGGCTCAAATAATTATACTTCGATAGCCGAAGCCCTCCGACTTTCCAAAAACAGCAATCCCAATTCCTCGACTAATGTGGTATTTTACATTGGAGACCCCGCATTGAAGCTTGCCATTGCCAAACCAAAAATTCGACTAACGAAAGTAAATGACATTCCTGTTTCACAAACCATCGACGATTTCAAATCATTGGCGAAAATGAAAATTTCTGGTGAAATTGTAGATGAAAACAATCTGCCAATACCCAATTATAACGGTGAATTATCGACAGCAGTTTTCGATAAATTCATCACAAGAAGCACTTTGAACAATGACGGAAATAGTCCTACGATGCCCTTCAATGAAATAGGAGAAACCATTTTCAGAGGCAATGCATCGATAGTAAACGGACAGTTCGAATTTAGTTTTATTGTTCCTAGAGATATCCGCATTCCAATTTCGAACGGAAAAATTAGTTTTTATGCTAAAAAAAATCAACAATTCGAGAATCAAGCCGGTTTTGATACCAGCATAAAAGTAGGCGGAATAAATGAAAATGCAGTAGCAGACAATATTAATCCAAGAGTGAAGTTATATATGAACGACGAAACTTTTGTCTCCGGAGGGACTACAAACGAATCTCCATTCCTTGTAGCCAATCTAGAGGACGAAAGCGGAATCAATACAGCGAGCGGAATTGGTCACGATATTGTAGCAATATTAGACGGCGACGTAGATAATCCTTACATATTGAACGATTATTATCAAACCAGTCTGAATGATTTTACCAAAGGAAACTTACGATTTCCGTTGCGAAATTTATCAGTTGGGCTCCACACTATAACTTTCAAGGCTTGGGATGTGTACAACAACCCGATTACCGCTGAAATTCAGTTTGTAGTGGTGGGCAACGAAGCCATAACATTGACACATGTTTTGAATTACCCCAATCCGTTTGTAAATTATACTGAATTTTGGTTTTCGCATAACAGACCCTACGAACCATTGGAAGTTCAAGTTCAGGTAATAACCATAACAGGAAAGGTCGTTTGGACGCGTAACCAAATAATTACAACCGAAGGTTTCCTTTCAAAAGAGATCAGTTGGGACGGCAAAGATGACTTTGGAAATAAAATAGGAAAAGGGGTTTATGTGTATAGACTTACGGTAAAATCGAACCTAACCAACTCGAAAGCTGAAAAAATTGAAAAACTTGTAATACTTTAATAAAATACTATATTTGTCCAATTATTATTCAAATCCAATGAGAAAATTTCTTCTACTTTTTGTGTGCTTATTTGCGCTAACTATCGCAAAAGCTCAGGAAAATGTTATTACCACTGCAGTCCCATTTTTATTAATAAGTGCCGATGCTCGATCCGCTGGTATGGCCGATAACGGAGTAGCTTCGTCAGCTGATTCGTATTCGCAACAATGGAATCCTGCAAAATATGCCTTCGCTATAGACAAAACAGGTTTTTCTATAAGCTATACACCTTATCTTACGGATTTGGTCAATGACATCTCGTTGGGGCAACTCAATTATTACAACCGAATCAACGAAAGAAGTGCCTTTGCCGGTAGTTTTCGATTCTTCGGATTGGGGGATATCGAATTGCGCGAAACTGGTGATCCAAATGAAATACCAAGAGTAGTTTCGCCTAGCGAATTTGCTTTCGACGGATCCTATTCCTTAAAATTAAGCGAGAAATTCTCGATGGCTGTTGGTGCGCGTTTTATCAATTCGAATTTAAAAGTTGCTTCAGACGTAGGCGACGCTTCCTCTGCAAGTTCATTTGCGGTGGATGTGGCTGGTTTTTTCCAAACCGAAGAATTATCCTTTAGCGATTTCAACGGAAGATGGAGAGCTGGATTCAACCTTCAAAACTTAGGTCCGAAAATGAGCTATGACAACACCCAGTCTAGCACCAACTTTTTGCCTGCCAATATGAAATTAGGAGGTGGATTCGATTTTATTTTGGATGACTATAATAAAGTTGCACTGAATGTAGAAGTCAGTAAATTATTAGTACCAACTCCGCAAGACCCTGATTTAAATGGAGATGGCACCATTACCACCGAAGAAAGAAATCAAAATAATGAAAACTATCAAAGTATTGGTTGGTTCTCGGGAGTTTTAGAATCCTTTTCGGATGCTCCAGGCGGATTCAGCGAAGAGCTGAAAGAAGTTACCTATTCTGCCGGTGCTGAGTATTTATATCAAGATTCCTTTGCGTTACGAGCTGGATATTTTCACGAAAATCCTGATAAAGGAGCCAGACAGTTTTTCTCTCTAGGAGCAGGATTTAGATATTCCGCAATCAAAGTGGATGTTTCCTATTTGTTTTCAACCTCTAAAGTTAGAAATCCATTGGAAAACACTTTGCGGTTCTCGCTTACCTTTAATTTCGGAGACAAATACGATGAATATTAGTAAACATAAAAAATAACAACAAATCCAAATTTCTATGAAGTTTGGATTTTTTTTCCACTAATACCAATGAAAAACATCACTATTTCTGCGCAATTTTCGGTTTTTGATACCCTTTCAGAATTACCAACTGACATTCAAAATCTAATGGCAGCAGCCATTGCAGTGCGAAAAAATGCGTATGCTCCCTATTCAAAATTTAGAGTTGGGGCGGCTTTACTATTAGATAATGGAAACATCGTTTTAGGGTCAAACCAAGAAAATGCAGCTTATCCTTCGGGACTATGTGCCGAACGTGTTGCCGTTTTTCAGGCAGGAACGCTATATCCCGATGCAAAAATTTTAAAAATGGCAATTACAGCGGCTTCTGATACCCATCAGACTAACGCTCCCATTCCTCCCTGCGGTTCTTGCAGACAATCCATAGCCGAATATGAGATCAAACAGGACTATCCGATTGACATTTATTTTATGGGCGAAATAGGCTCCATATACCAATCGGATTCGCTCAAAAATCTACTGCCTTTGATGTTTGACAAAAAATTTCTATAAAATAAACAAAATAAATACTAAAAGTTTATTTTAAATTTTACTACTTCCCCATAATGTTCTATTTTTGCAGCTTGCAAATTTAGGGAGCTAAACCCTACTCGTTTTCAATTACAATCATAACGCAACAACTAATTGCTAAAGAATCAATTCAGATGAAAGAAGTTACAAAAGAAGTTTATTTAAAATGGTATGAAGACATGCTCCTTTGGAGAAAGTTTGAAGACAAACTTGCCGCATTGTACATTCAACAGAAAATCAGAGGATTTCTACATTTATATAATGGCCAGGAAGCCGTTTTAGCGGGAGCGCTACACGCTATGGACCTGACAAAAGACAAAATGATTACCGCCTACCGAAATCACGTGCAACCTATAGGAATGGGTGTAGATCCGCGACGTGTAATGGCTGAACTTTTAGGAAAAGCGACTGGAACCTCCAAAGGAATGGGTGGTTCGATGCACATTTTTTCAAAAGAACACGGATTTTATGGAGGACACGGTATCGTAGGAGGACAAATTCCTTTGGGAGCTGGAATTGCTTTTGGAGATAAATACAACAATACAGGTGGAGTAACTTTGACTTATTTTGGTGATGGAGCTTCGAGACAAGGTTCGTTACACGAAGCCTTCAATATGGCGATGTTGTGGAACTTACCCGTAGTATTCATCGTAGAAAATAATGGATACGCGATGGGGACATCTGTCGAAAGAACTGCCAATCATCCTGATATCTGGAAATTAGGTTTAGGCTATGAAATGCCTTGCGGACCAGTGGATGGAATGAATCCTGTAAAAGTAGCCGAAGCGATGACCGAAGCTATTGAAAGAGCAAGAACAGGAGGCGGACCTACTTTCCTAGAAATGAAAACATACCGATACAGAGGACACTCGATGTCGGATGCACAATTGTACCGTTCGAAAGAAGAAGTAGAAGAGTACAAAAAAATTGACCCAATTACTCAAGTTTTAGATGTAATCAAAGATCAAAAATACGCTACAGACGCCGAAATTGATGCCATCGATCAAAGGGTAAAAGATTTAATCGAAGAATGTGTGAAATTTGCCGAAGAGTCTCCTTATCCAGAAATCCAGCAGCTATACGATGTAGTTTACGAACAAGAAAACTATCCATTCACCCCTCATAAATTATAAATCAATTATGGCAACAATTATAACAATGCCCCGTTTGAGCGATACAATGACGGAAGGAACGGTAGCAACTTGGTTAAAAAAAGTAGGTGATAAAGTAAGCGAAGGCGATATGCTAGCTGAAATTGAAACCGACAAAGCAACAATGGAATTCGAGTCTTTCAACGAAGGAACTCTTTTATACATCGGAATTCAAGCAGGTGAAACTGCCCCAATCGATTCTTTATTGGCCATTATCGGAAACGAAGGCGAAGATATTTCAGCTTTAATCGCCGGAGGTGCAACTGCTGCTCCTGCATCAGAAGCCGCTCCAGCAACAACGGAAGTTAAAACCGAAACTACAACTCCAGCAACAACAACTTCAGCCGCTTTACCAGCAGGAGTGGTCGTGGTGACTATGCCTCGTTTGAGCGATACGATGACCGAAGGAACTGTAGCCACTTGGTTGAAAAAAGTAGGCGATAAAGTTGCCGAAGGTGATATGCTTGCCGAAATCGAAACGGATAAAGCCACAATGGAATTCGAATCTTTCAACGAGGGAACTTTATTATACATCGGCATTCAAGAAGGAGAATCTGCTCCAATTGATAGCTTATTAGCGATCATTGGCCCCGCAGGGACCGACGTTAGTGGAATTATTGCTAGCGGAGGAATTGCACCTGCAGCCGCTCCAGCTGAAGAAGTGAAAGCCGCAGCTGCTGCACAAACCGCAGCACCAATTGTTCAAGAAGCACCAGCTGACGGTCAAAGAATTCTAGCTTCGCCATTGGCAAAGAAAATTGCCAGCGAAAAAGGAATTCAATTGACTCAAGTAAAAGGTTCTGGCGAAAACGGACGTATCACCAAAAGTGATGTGGAGAATTTTACCCCAGCAAGCAGTTCGCAGGTAGCCGATAGCAGAACGCAGGAAGTTGCTCCTACAAAATCAGAATCTGCTGCACCAGTATCAAAACCTTATGTTCCAGCAGGACAAATTGCCACTGAAGAGATTAAAAACTCTACTATGCGTAAAGTTATTGCCAAGCGTTTGGCCGAATCTTTATTCACTGCACCACATTACAACTTGGTAATTGAGGTAACCATGGACGAAGCAATGAAATCAAGAGCGATTATCAATAGCGTTCCAGATACCAAAGTATCTTTTAACGATATGGTAATTAAAGCTTCTGCATTGGCTTTGAAAAAACACCCAAAAATCAATTCACAATGGACTGCTGAATCGATAATCATCAACTATCACGTGAATATTGGTGTTGCAGTTGCTGTTGAAGACGGATTAGTTGTTCCAGTATTGCCATTTACAGATGGTATGAGTTTGTCACAAATTGGAACAAGCGTAAGAGACCTTGCAGGAAGAGCCAAAAACAAAAAATTATTACCTACCGAAATGGAAGGAAGTACTTTCACGATTTCCAACCTTGGAATGTTTGGCATTACCGAATTCAACTCCATCATTAACCAACCGAATTCTGCTATCCTATCCGTTGGAGCGATTGTAGAAAAACCAGTGGTGAAAAATGGTCAGATTGTAGTTGGAAATACAATGATGCTTTCATTAGCTTGCGATCACAGAACTATCGACGGAGCAACCGGAGCACAGTTCTTGCAAACTTTGAAACAATATATCGAAAACCCTGTGACGATGCTAGCCTAATAGCTCGTTACTTTATAAATAGAAATCCCGTTTTGAGAAATCAGAACGGGATTTTTGATTTTAGAAAGTTTAAATCATTAATTTTGAAATCTTAAACAAAACTCAATAAATGAAACCAACCATTACTATTATTGGCGCAGGAATTTCAGGTTTAACGGCTGCAGTTTATTTACACCAAAAAGGGTACAAAGTTCAAATTTTGGAAGCAAGCGATCGAGCTGGTGGCCGAATCAAAACCGATATCATTGATGGTTTCAGACTCGATAGAGGTTTTCAGGTTTTGTTAACGGAATATCCAGAAACCAAAGCCTTATTGGATTACAAAAAATTAAATCTGAAACGATTTCTACCGGGCGCCACGGTACTTTATGATGGAGGACAATTCGAAATTGCCGACCCGTTTCGGCGTCCAACGGCAACATTTGCTACCTTATTTGCGCCAGTTGGTTCTTTAAAAGATAAAATAAACACCTTTTTTCTGAAAAAAAAATTAGTGAATATTTCTCTTTCAAATCTTTTCAAACAACCAGAAATCGAAACTAGTGCGCAACTCAAAAAGTATGGTTTCAGTTCAAAAATGATTAATCGATTTTACAAACCGTTCTTTTCAGGTATTTTTCTGGAAAACGATTTGAAAACATCGAGTACTATGTTTGATTTTGTTATGAAAATGTTCTGCGAAGGTGATGCTGCTATTCCAGAATTGGGTATGGAAGAAATTCCAAAACAATTGGTGGCAATGCTTCCAGAAAATTCAATTCAATACAATGTGAAAGTTAGTGCAATCGAGAACAACAAAATCATTTGCGAAGATGGGACAATTTTAGACGCGGATAAAATCATTATTGCTACCGAAGCTATTGGTCTTGCCAATACTTACATTTCGAAAACAAAACAAAACTTCCACCAAGTAACCAATATTTATTTTGAAGCGAAAATAGCTCCGACCCAAAAAGCGGTTGTGGTTTTAAATGCTGCCACCAATAAAAAATGGGCAAATAATTTGACGGTACTATCCAATATTTCCAGTCAATATGCTCCAAGTGGAAAAGTGTTGATTTCAATTTCATACAATGGTATTCCAGCTATTGACGACGCCACTTTAGCCGAAAATATGAAAACCGAACTGAAACAATGGTATGGCAACCAAGTGGATGATTGGAAACTATTGAAAACCTACCGCATCAATTATGCCTTGCCCAATCAAGAAAAAGTCTCCAATGAAGTACCTAATTCAGAAATTAAAATCAACGAAAATCTTTTTATTTGCGGGGATCATTTATTGAATGGCTCGATAAACGCAGCAATGAAATCAGGACGAATTGTGGCGGAATTGATTGATGAATTACAATGATATTTATGTAAACCTTTTAGGGCAACAGTGCCTTAAAAAATAATCTTCACATCTTCTTTATAATTCTGCAATGTTCCATTCAAACTTGCTGTCCAACCGTCAATAAAAACTTTGCCATTTTTAATAGCATTTGAGTAATCATAACTGTTTAATTTATCGCAGTTGGTTATGTAATAATGATTACCGATTTTATAAATGCAATCTTCAAGAACCATTTCCGGGACTTGTGAGGGTTCGTCTAAACCTATGGTGAAAATCATATTATAAATGCGACTTAAAGCATCCGTTTCATTTTCAATAATTGAAATTTGTTTGGTTGTTTCATCCACTTTTAGCTTAGGCGCTTCAATGCTGTCAAACACTTTAAAACCAATATCAGGAACTTGTTTTTTATCTTCTTCAAACAGACCTACTTTGCTGTTTGCTGCTTCAATGTCTTTTGCTATTTTTTCCCCTGCACGTTTTAAGCGTTCTATGGTAATGCTTGAAATTACTGGAGGTAAGTTATTATCTATACAAAATTTATATGCTGGTTTATTTTCTTTTATTGGCTCGTCAATTTGACACAAAATAAATTTACAATTACCCCCATCTTCTGCATTAAGTTGCATTACTGCTTCACCTGTTGAGCCGGAGCCGGCAAAAAAATCAAGGACTATATCTCCATTTTTAACTGATATAGCTTTCATAAAACTCAATAATATACCACAATCTTTAGGATTTGTAAAAACATCCTTGACTCCAAAAAGATTTTTTAACCAATTTGATGCCACACGACCATCTTTAAATTTTAAACTTGTTATGCTTTGATATTCAGTATTTTTTAGATATGTTTTATTATTTGGTACAACAGTATGGTCTTTACCAAAATGAACCAATCCATCTCTTATTCTTTGTTTTAAAGTATCTTCAGGAAAACGCCAACCGCTTGCTGGAGGTTTACAAATTTTTCCAGTTATTGGATGTAATACATCATAAACATATTGACCGTGATTGGGACCTGCAATATTATCAGGAAAATAAACTCCACTTTCATCCATCCAACTATAATGTTTACTGTCTTTCACTGGATTTGAATTGGGAAATTGATTATACCATTTTAATCCTTCTTCATGTATTGTTTGCCAATCACTTTTATGTTTTTTCTTTAAAGCATCAAAAGCTTTATAAATTTCTTGAAGTCCTTCTTTTAATTCTTCCCACTTTCCGATATTATAAACTTTACTTTTTGCATATACAAGTACATATTCATGTTGCATGGAAACATAAGCTTGGTCATTTTTACTGCTGTTTTTCCAAACAATATCACCTGCAAAATTCTCATCTCCAAAAATTTCATCACAAAGAAGCTTTAATTGAGCATGTTCATTTTCATCAATTGATATAAAAATAACACCATCTTTGCTCAATAAATCTCTTGCCAACAAAAGGCGTGGATACATAAACGCTAACCAACCGTTGTGGCTCTTTTTAGTTTTAAAACTAAAGTCCATTCTCTCAAAATCGCTTTCACTCAGGTTCGCCAAACCCAACACTTCAGCTTCTTCTTTGTCGAACTTGTCTGGATAGACAAATTCTTCGCTTTTAGTGTTGTATGGTGGATCAATGCAGATACACTTGATTTTTCCGCTGTAATGGTTTTTCAGAATTTTCAAACTATCCAAATTATCGCCTTTCAAAACCAAATGTTGTGTAGTGTCAATTTCTTTGCTCAATGTGGTATTTAAGCGAAGTTCCTTCTCTGTTTTTTGAGCATATTTAGCTCTTGCAAAGTTTCTGCCTACAAAATTTAAACCGTACCCGTTTACTTTTTCGTCAATAGGCAAGCCCAAAACAGTTTTTAGTTCTTCTATGTTTATTTCGTTGTCTCGAATTACGCTGGGGTAGTTTTCTTTCAGAAAACTCAACAATTTGTTTTCGTTGTCTTCTGCTCCTACAATAGTAAATCCTGCGTTTATAAATTCTTCTTTTGCCATTGTTTTATGCGTTGTTTATCAATGCCGCTAATTGTGTTTTATTGATACGTTCTTTAAATGAAATTTTAATATTTTCGTTCTTGTAGTACTCGCCAAGTGCCTCAAAATATTTTTTGGCAAAATCAATTTTCCCTTTTTCATCTTCGGGGATTGCTGTAGAAGATTTGTAGCCTTTAGCCTCCACCACAAGGAATATTTTGTTGCCATCAGTGCTTCTAATAGCATAGCAGAAGTCGGGGTTGTAGTCTCCTAATGGGGTTTTAATTTTAAGTCTTGGCAGTTTTCCAAAAATTTCAATACTGTCCATATCGGGGTCTTCTATAATTTCTAATTCAAAATCGCTATCGTATTCAATTAATTCCTCAAATACCCATTTTGTTTTCAATGAAAAATTACTTGAAATGTCTTTTTGAAACTTGCCAACGCTTCCCGTATCTAAATAGGTTTTTCCTTTTTCGGTTTTGAATACGTTTGGCAAGGCTGTTCCGTTAATTCCGTCGTACTTAATATTTGCTTTAAGCATTGCAATTAAGTTTTTTCGGATTATTTCGGTAATTTCTCTTTGGGCTTGTTCGGGATTATTGCAGAGCATTTTATTCTTGAAATCGTTGCTCAAAGCGTTAAAAACCTTTACAACAAAAGAAATTGGAGTTTTGGTATTGTTTGATAAAGTGCGAACCAACTCCAAATAATCAATTTTGCTTTTATAAGAAACTGTATTGGTTAGCTTTTCAGTTATTGAACCTTGCTCACCAATTTTATTTACATTAAGTTCTGCGCGAATGGTTTGCAATAAGATTTCCTCAATGTTTACGGCTTCAATTTGTGTTTTAATATTTTGTACTAATAAATTTTCTTGTTGCTCGCTCAAAGATTCCAAAATATAAAAAGCATTTTTATTGATAGCGTTCCATAAGTTTTGAAACTCTTTAAGGTGCGAAGCTTTAATATAAATTTTCTTTTTCTCTTTTTTCTTCTCAGCTTTTTGAATGTAAATATTTGTGTCTGTAGCGAACAAGCTTTCTATTGCTTTAACTTGTTCTTCTGGTAAATTTTGTTCTTTGAGAATAGAAGAAAAATCAGGTGATTTTTCGTAAATTTTTTGTCCGTCAACTATTGCCTTGCGAACAATCATTTTTTTGTCTTTCAATACATCATCAACTAAAGTAATAATTGTATCATCATCAAAACCCGATTTTTCTTTTAGAATTTTAATCAATTCTTGTTCTGTAAATGTTTCCGAAATCAAAAATGAATTGCTTAAAATTTCGTTTTGAATTGCCTCAACAAAACCTTGTTCTTTACTTGAAACCACAACGTCAAGGTTGTTGATTTTCCAAAATTCCTCTTGATTGTCATTCAAATTTTTCAGTGTGTTACGTTGCAAATTTTGATTTACACTAATCCGCAACCCTCGTCCAATTTGTTGCATTTTGGAAATTTCGCTTCCTTGATTGGAGAGTTTGCAAATGGTAAAAACATTTGGATTGTCCCAGCCTTCTTGCAAAGCCCAAATTGAAAAAATAAAACGAGAGGAACTTTCAAACGAAAGCAATTTCTTTTTGTCTCTTAAAATCTCATCAATACCTACTTTTACTTTTTCGTCTCCGTTTCCTTTATCGCCCGAAAAATA is part of the Flavobacterium nackdongense genome and encodes:
- the porU gene encoding type IX secretion system sortase PorU gives rise to the protein MRKTLLAYLFLIPFVSFAQIKGDLTLEWLEKKEMFFGESKLNIPQFAGNSFNYDSGKKALFFIYNLNDSSLGNNVQLSNIVYEPLNETQIGDLDPLNIPKTASAIIKINESRDLKQAFLVLSPIIKDDFGYKRIKSFSYTLNNSSASRISQTKAAAAISNSVLATGDWHQFYIEKSGVYKISRGFLQQLGLNINGIDPRKLKIYGNGGRMLPLSNATFYPEDLTENAIQIIGESDGAFDNEDYILFYAEGVDTWNDESQTNLNLYDTKSYYYITIQGNDGKRMATMAQPSGSSTLNLSTFDDRQFYELDLTNIGKLGRQWFGEVFDINQDQEFSFSFPNVDTATPIKVSLNTASVAYTPTSFKVSANGLEIGTMSFPALVQYSGILFNAASLPGNTTFPASENVKIKLSYNNNSVPGSKGYLDKIILTAKRKLQGYGKQFLFQYDLSYASLGIVSYALSNAIGISQVWDVTDIYNATKLENANQASFSFKANLGQLRKYVAVDPADYYTPLKTSKTKITNQNLKGTLFKNTQGQFQDLDYLIIAPAFLAGQAEKLADFHRSYSNLNVKVLSLETIYQEFSSGKQDIAAIRNCIRYVYQNASAADKRIKYVNLFGDASYDYKNKTPNNTNIVPIYHALNSNTTGESSYASDDFYALMDNNEGDIGGFFGGIDIAVGRMINDNSSQADEMVNKVIEYHDVKSYGNWRNNYVMVSDDSDKSSDASLQNRQNTLADKITFEKPFLNVNKVLLDSYVQEASAGGSRYPKARNDFFSAFEKGSLVVNYLGHGGEDGLASERLWEKSDGQNLSNQYKYPLFITITCDFSRFDNPSRPTAGEYTYWNPKGGAISMITTIREIGQFSAENFNDVLARNLFSYGSNNYTSIAEALRLSKNSNPNSSTNVVFYIGDPALKLAIAKPKIRLTKVNDIPVSQTIDDFKSLAKMKISGEIVDENNLPIPNYNGELSTAVFDKFITRSTLNNDGNSPTMPFNEIGETIFRGNASIVNGQFEFSFIVPRDIRIPISNGKISFYAKKNQQFENQAGFDTSIKVGGINENAVADNINPRVKLYMNDETFVSGGTTNESPFLVANLEDESGINTASGIGHDIVAILDGDVDNPYILNDYYQTSLNDFTKGNLRFPLRNLSVGLHTITFKAWDVYNNPITAEIQFVVVGNEAITLTHVLNYPNPFVNYTEFWFSHNRPYEPLEVQVQVITITGKVVWTRNQIITTEGFLSKEISWDGKDDFGNKIGKGVYVYRLTVKSNLTNSKAEKIEKLVIL
- the porV gene encoding type IX secretion system outer membrane channel protein PorV: MRKFLLLFVCLFALTIAKAQENVITTAVPFLLISADARSAGMADNGVASSADSYSQQWNPAKYAFAIDKTGFSISYTPYLTDLVNDISLGQLNYYNRINERSAFAGSFRFFGLGDIELRETGDPNEIPRVVSPSEFAFDGSYSLKLSEKFSMAVGARFINSNLKVASDVGDASSASSFAVDVAGFFQTEELSFSDFNGRWRAGFNLQNLGPKMSYDNTQSSTNFLPANMKLGGGFDFILDDYNKVALNVEVSKLLVPTPQDPDLNGDGTITTEERNQNNENYQSIGWFSGVLESFSDAPGGFSEELKEVTYSAGAEYLYQDSFALRAGYFHENPDKGARQFFSLGAGFRYSAIKVDVSYLFSTSKVRNPLENTLRFSLTFNFGDKYDEY
- a CDS encoding cytidine deaminase; the protein is MKNITISAQFSVFDTLSELPTDIQNLMAAAIAVRKNAYAPYSKFRVGAALLLDNGNIVLGSNQENAAYPSGLCAERVAVFQAGTLYPDAKILKMAITAASDTHQTNAPIPPCGSCRQSIAEYEIKQDYPIDIYFMGEIGSIYQSDSLKNLLPLMFDKKFL
- the pdhA gene encoding pyruvate dehydrogenase (acetyl-transferring) E1 component subunit alpha is translated as MKEVTKEVYLKWYEDMLLWRKFEDKLAALYIQQKIRGFLHLYNGQEAVLAGALHAMDLTKDKMITAYRNHVQPIGMGVDPRRVMAELLGKATGTSKGMGGSMHIFSKEHGFYGGHGIVGGQIPLGAGIAFGDKYNNTGGVTLTYFGDGASRQGSLHEAFNMAMLWNLPVVFIVENNGYAMGTSVERTANHPDIWKLGLGYEMPCGPVDGMNPVKVAEAMTEAIERARTGGGPTFLEMKTYRYRGHSMSDAQLYRSKEEVEEYKKIDPITQVLDVIKDQKYATDAEIDAIDQRVKDLIEECVKFAEESPYPEIQQLYDVVYEQENYPFTPHKL